The DNA window CTACCGCTCCTTAGATCCAAGTTCGGAGATAATTATGAAGAGGTTAGCTACGCTTGGCTTCTTGCAAGAGTGTCTATCAGGAGCAACAGGAAACTAAGGGGAGAGGAGCTCGGTTACCTAAAAGGAGGTTTCGCTCAGCTCGTCGAGAAGCTTTCGGAAAATCTCGAGATTAAATTCGAGAACGCTAAGATTGAAAAGGGAGGTAAGTGGACTGTTAACGGAGAAAGCTTCGATGCCGTAATTTTTACAGCTCCTCTGCCCGAGTTAAACCTAAGTTTCAACCTTCCAGAGATAAAGTTTCAGAGCAGCATATGCGCGCTCATTGCAGCTGAAGAAAAAGTGACCGAGGACATTTACTGGACGAACTTTACAAACGCTCCCTTTGGAGCGATGATCGAGCACACGAACTTTATGCCTTTCGAGGATTACGGGGAGCATCTAATATACCTTGCAAGCTACACAACTCCAGAAAAGCTCTACGAAAGGAGCGACGGAGATCTAAAAAGAATTTACTTGTCCTTCCTCGAAAAGTTCGGATTCAAGGAAGAGTACGTAAAGAAATTTTACGTTTTTCGCGCAAAGTACAGCGGTCCCATCTATGAAAAAGGCTACCTCAAAAAAATAACACCATACAAACTTGCTGAAGGGTTTTACTATGCGGGATTGACTTCAGAAACCAATTACCCGGAAAGAAGCATGAACGGAAGCCTGCTTGCCGGAAAGAAAGTTGCTGAGAAAGTTATAGAAGACCTTCTCTCTTAGCTATCTCGATCTCCAAGTCCAGTTCCGTCTTTATTCCAATTTCGTGAAGTTTCTCGTTAGCTTCAAAAATGCTGAACGTGTTTTCCACGTTCTTGGCTAACAACTTGCCGTAAATTTTCCTAAGATCGAGGTAGAATACGAGAGCGTTGAGAATCGACACGTCCATATCAAACTCACCCCAGAACTTGTACTTGCCGAAGTAACCCTTAGACGCCAGCAGGGGAATTTTGGAAGATTCGGTTTCCACGGAAAAAACGAAATTTTCAAGCTTTTCCTCCCACTCAACCAAACTCACTCCGAGAATTGCATCGTGATCTTCCGAGAGGTACCTCTCTATTTCGTATCTGCTAAGCTCTCCGTCGCTTCCAAACCCCACGATAGCGAGTATCGTACCGAAATCTCTTAGAGAAGCGATTGCAACGGAATCGGCGAGCGGGCTCGTTAAATTCTTCTCGCTTCCCCTCGCTATCGAATCTCCGCCGGCGTCGACAGCAAAAATTAGATCGAACTCTCGTTCTTCCAAAAATTCTGTAAGAGATTTTCTAAGGTTTTCGGCACCTTTTGTTATGTCAAGGGCAAGAACTTTCTCTCCTAAAAAACCAGCTACTTTTGAACATATGAGTTCAACTCCGTTTACGGTTTCTCCACCTTTAAGCCATCCGAGGCACTCGTTTATCCTCTCTACTCCTACTATCTCCTCCAAAGCAGCTGGTCCGGGCTTTTTGTCCCTTCTTATCCTTTCCCAAACAACTCCGCCGAGAACGCATTCGATTCTAAACTTTTCTATAAAGTTCTTCACGTAGAGGGCGCTTACAACATCCCCCCACCACCGATTCCAACGACGAGAGCGCTATTCGAATTCTTGAGGAGATCTATTAGCTTCACAGCGAAAGAATCCCAAAAATGCATAAAACGGTAACGATCTTATCTTTATCACTATTATCATTTTTAACCCTCGGTATAAATATAAAACTGCTCCAAATATACTCACTCAATCAGCAATCCTTAAATATGTTGTCGTTCTGTCTTACATTGTCGGACAAAATGTTCCGTTTGGCATCCTATAGGTGGCGGCGGGAAGGCAATGGAGGGCAGGCATCCTACGCCTGTCCTCCTATACATCCTGTAATTCAGGTGGAGGAAATGAAAAAGGTATCCATCAGACTCACAGAAAAACAGTACGAGTTTCTTGAAAGTCTTGTTATAAGCGGAGAGTACGCCAACGTTAGCGAAGTGATCAGGGATGCTATCCGCTATTTTATGAAGGCTAAGATGAAGGAGATGTCCGAGTCTGAAAAGGTTGAGGAAATGAAGTGGAAGGGGGAAAATGTATGAAATCGTTTGTTAGTAAAGCCCAGATGTTTTATGCAGAGGAGAAAGCGGAAAAAATAGATGTTAGGGAGTTCGGCACCCCGAACATCTTTGTTGTTGGTTGTGGAGGTAGTGGAAACAACACAGTAAACAGACTGATGAACATAGGTATCGACGGGGTCGTGACAATTGCAATAAACACCGACAGGCAGCATTTGGAGATGATAAAAGCCCACAAGAAGGTTCTGATTGGAAGAAGCATAACCAGAGGACTTGGAGCTGGAGGATATCCGGAAGTGGGAAGAAAGGCAGCTGAAATGGCGAGGGGGACACTTGAAGAGCTTTTAAACGAGGCAGATTTGGTTTTCATCTGCGCAGGACTCGGAGGAGGAACCGGAACTGGCTCCGCTCCAGTTGTTGCCGAAGTGGCTAAAAAGCAGGGAGCTATAGTAATTGGAATGGTACAGATGCCGTTTAAAGTTGAGAGAGCGAGACTGAAAAAAGCCAAAGAAGGGTTGGAAGAGCTGAAGAAGCACTGCGACACGGTCGTCGTCCTCGACAACAACAAACTTCTCGAGTACGTTCCGAACTTGCCGATAGAGCAGGCTTTCAGCGTTATGGATCAGATTGTTGCTGAGACGATTAGAGGAATCACAGATACAATTACTAAACCCTCTCTGATAAACATCGACTTCGCCGACGTTAGAGCGGTAATGGGGCAGGGAGGAATTGCTGCGATGCTTGTAGGTGAATCTAAAGCCCAGAACAAAGCTAAAGAAGTTGTTAGAGACTGTTTGCAACATCCTCTCCTCGAAATCGATTACAGAGGAGCGACAGGAGCTTTGATTCACATCTCGGGAGGAAACGATTTGACGATCAGAGAAGCTGAAGAGATCGTGAACAACCTAACCTTCGAGATTGCCGAGAACGCCAACGTAATATGGGGTGCGAGGATAACGAACGAGCTCGAGGGAATAGTCAGAGTGACTGCCATCATGACCGGAGTGAAGGCTAAGAAACTCTTCGAGGTTGAAGATGAATGCTACTACCAGCCAAGAGTTTCGCAAACCTCTGAAAGAAAATTCGAAGAAACATACTACTCAAAGCCGAAGAGCTATCCGGTAACTGCTGGAAGAAACTTCAACGGTATCGACGTTCTCTGATTGCAACTTTCACACCTCTCATTTTTTATGATCGTGGAGATTTCGGTAGTTCCTATAGGTGTTGGAGAGTCTCTGAGCAAGTACGTTGCAGAGGTTATCAGGGTTTTAAGGGAGAAAAACATCAAGCACGAGCTTACGGCTATGGGAACGATATTAGAGTTGAGCAGTTTTTCGGAGCTTTGCGAAATTCTCGAAGAAATTAACAAAAGATTGTTCTCTCTCGGTTCGCCAAGAAATTATTTCGTTTTAAAAATAGACGTTAGAAAGAAGGGTGGAAAAATAGAAGACAAAGTTAGATCTGTTTTGGAGAAAATTTAGTCGAGAAAATTTACGGCGAAAACTTTATAATCTGTTTTAGGTTCACCTAAAAATATGCATTGTCACACTCCTCGCGAAATAGCTGACGCTGACGTGCTCCTCGTAGGAAACCCGAATGTCGGCAAGAGCGTGATTTTTTACGAATTAACCGGGAAGTACGCTACAGTTTCTAATTATCCCGGCACGACCGTTGACGTAGAAGTTGGGAAGATAAGGGATTTAAATTTGAAAGTCGTCGACACCCCGGGAATGTACTCTTTTTTCTCCATAACTGAAGAAGAGGTCGTTGCGAAAAGAATGATTTTGGAGAGCAAAGCGAATTTGATAGTCAATGTTGTTGATGCAAAAAACTTGGAAAGAAGTTTGCCTCTAACTTTAATGCTCATAGAAAGTTGTAAAAACGTTATTCTCGTTTTAAACGCGATGGACGAAGCGGAAAGGCTGGGATTAAAGATAGACGTAAAAGAGCTCGAAAAAAGACTGGGAATTCCGGTAGTTCCGACGGTAGCTATTAAAAGAAAGGGGCTCGACAAGTTAAAGGAAAAAATAGAGGAGCTAAGCAAAATCGAGCAGAAAAAGAGAATTTTCAAACTCGGCGATCAGCTTGAGGAAAAAATAAAAGAGATCGAAAGCAAAATAAGTGGGGAGTATCCGGTGTCAAAAAGATTTCTTGCGATTCTCCTTCTTTCGGGAGACAAAGTAGCTGAAGAGCTAACGGGAGTAAGGGGGGAGAATTTCTCTTACAAAATAGCGATGGAGTATAAGAGAATTGCCGACGAAATTCTCGACGGAATTGTCAAAATTGAAGAGACGAAAAGGATAAAGCTGGACGAGTTAACTCTGAACCCGATCCTCGCAATTCCACTAACAATCTTTTTCCTTTACATCCTTTACCTCTTCGCAGGAGTGATTGGAGCGCAGATTCTTGTTGATGCAATAGAAGGCTACTTCGAAGAGAACGTAAACCCTGCTTTTAATTCCTTCCTCGAATCCCACGTAGAAAATTACTGGATTAGAGAGCTGTTCGGTGGTGAATACGGAATCGTGACTCTCGGAATAAGGTATGCGATTGCGATAGTTTTTCCGGTCGTTACGATGTTCTTCGTAGCTTTCTCACTCCTCGAAGATTCTGGATTTTTGCCGAGGATAGCATACACTCTCGACGTTCTATTCAAAAAGATAGGGTTGAGCGGTAGAGCCGTAATTCCCCTCATGCTCGGCTTCGGTTGCGGGACGATGGCGACGATAGTAACGAGAGTTTTAGAGAGTAAGAAAGAAAGAATGATAGCTACATTGCTTTTAGCTGTCACGATTCCCTGCTCAGCCCAGTTTGGAGTAATTCTGGCTATCGCTCCGAGTTTCTTCGGATTGCTGATATGGGCTGCTACAGTCTTTTCCGTGTTTATCGCGGTTGGTTTCGCATCCAAAAGCTTCTTCAAAAGCTCTCCGAGCTTTTTCATGGAAATACCGCCACTCAGAATTCCTTCACTTCAGAACGTGATTATGAAAACTCTAACGAGGCTTAGGTGGTACTTCTTCGAAGTTTTGCCGATTTTTGTTGCCATAAGCGTCGTAATATGGGTTGGAAGGATAACGGGAATTTTCGACGTCGTCTTATCTCTCTTAGCTCATCCCACTTCGCTGATGGGGCTTCCAAAGGAGGCTTCAAAGGTTTTCCTCTACGGGTTTTTCAGGAGGGACTATGGGGCTGCCGGACTCTACGATTTGGTCGATAACGGAGTAATTTCCTTCAGACAGACGATAGTGGCGATGGTTTCTCTAACTCTCTTCGTTCCTTGCATAGCTCTGTTTTCCGTAATGATGAAGGAGAGAGGGATTAAGTTTGCTCTTTCGGTTTTTCTCGTAGCAATGACGATAGCTTTTTCCGTCGGAATGTTGCTGAATTTATTGCTCCAAGAGGTGGGAATTTGAGGGAATCAATAGAAAACGCCTTGAGATTCCTCTGGCAGAGGAAGTTTGAAAACAGAGACGTTAAAATAAGCGAGAAAGATCTCGAAGAGCTCGAAAGAGAGGGGTTTATCAGGAAAAAGAACGGAGATTACGAGTTCACAGCGGAAGGTTTAGAGATTGCGAGAAAGCTCATAAGACTTCACAGGTTGGCGGAGAGACTTCTCCACGACTTTTTCGAAACTTCGGAAGTGGAAGCTGAAAGATCCGCATGCAAGTTCGAGCACATAATAAGCGATGAAGTGGAGGAAGCTATTTGCACTTTGCTGGGACATCCTTCAAGATGCCCCCACGGAAATCTCATTCCAGAAGGGAAGTGCTGCAGAGTTAAGGAGGAAGAGGTGAAAAGAATAGTTTACAAGCTATCCGAGCTAAAGCCGGGGGACGAAGGAGTAATAAAGTATCTGGCTGGGGATGAAGACGTGATGAGGAAAGCGATTGCCCTCGGAATTTTGCCGGGGAAAAAGGTTAAAGTGATCAGAACTTTTCCTGCGATAGTCATCAAACTCGGAAACAGCAATATAGCTTTAGACGAGAACATCGCTTCTCAAATTTACCTGATAAAGAGTGGAAATGCCGAAAGGTAGGTTGTTGGACTCGATTTGACGATTATGCCGCAGGATGAAGCTAAAGAAGTGGTTGAAGAGTGGCTTGAACCAAACTTTTGAATTTTACTTCCAGAGTACAGCCAAATCTTAAATACGATCGAATCTCAATTATTTGCGAGGGATCATGGTTTCAGAAAAGATGACTGTTCAGAAAAGCTTAAAGATGTTTAGTGTTGATGCTGAAGAAGAAATGCCACGAGTAGTTGTAGCGGAAGTTCCTAATCTCAAGGGAGAAATGGAAAGGAGAGTGATTAAAGTCGGAGACGGTTCGATTATCAAGCTTTTTGATCGAACTCCTATTCCGAAAAAAGATACAGATGTCGTATGTCCACACTTTTTGGAATTAAAGTGGGCAAACGGTTGCCCATTTAACTGCGCTTGGTGTTATCTTCAGGGAACTTTTAGGTTTCTCGATAGAGGAAAAAAGCCATTCATCAAGGACTGGAAGAAAATCGAGTTGCATCTTTGGGCTCTCTTTCAGCATAATTCAAGGAGGGAATTACTCAATGCTGGCGAACTTTCGGACTCTCTTATAGG is part of the Ferroglobus placidus DSM 10642 genome and encodes:
- a CDS encoding NAD(P)/FAD-dependent oxidoreductase, which produces MKIAVVGAGLSGLNAARILSEYAKVVVFEKKEVGGLLSSLCNSYCVEKFYHHCFKQDDYLLEVLRELNLHSKLKWRVVKVGQEYEGKIYSLSTPLEILRYPGMSFFDKVKLAKFTISAKKKNYEEFDNKSVVEGIKEELGEKLYRSFFLPLLRSKFGDNYEEVSYAWLLARVSIRSNRKLRGEELGYLKGGFAQLVEKLSENLEIKFENAKIEKGGKWTVNGESFDAVIFTAPLPELNLSFNLPEIKFQSSICALIAAEEKVTEDIYWTNFTNAPFGAMIEHTNFMPFEDYGEHLIYLASYTTPEKLYERSDGDLKRIYLSFLEKFGFKEEYVKKFYVFRAKYSGPIYEKGYLKKITPYKLAEGFYYAGLTSETNYPERSMNGSLLAGKKVAEKVIEDLLS
- a CDS encoding DUF1152 domain-containing protein; amino-acid sequence: MKNFIEKFRIECVLGGVVWERIRRDKKPGPAALEEIVGVERINECLGWLKGGETVNGVELICSKVAGFLGEKVLALDITKGAENLRKSLTEFLEEREFDLIFAVDAGGDSIARGSEKNLTSPLADSVAIASLRDFGTILAIVGFGSDGELSRYEIERYLSEDHDAILGVSLVEWEEKLENFVFSVETESSKIPLLASKGYFGKYKFWGEFDMDVSILNALVFYLDLRKIYGKLLAKNVENTFSIFEANEKLHEIGIKTELDLEIEIAKREGLL
- a CDS encoding ribbon-helix-helix domain-containing protein, which codes for MKKVSIRLTEKQYEFLESLVISGEYANVSEVIRDAIRYFMKAKMKEMSESEKVEEMKWKGENV
- the ftsZ gene encoding cell division protein FtsZ, whose amino-acid sequence is MKSFVSKAQMFYAEEKAEKIDVREFGTPNIFVVGCGGSGNNTVNRLMNIGIDGVVTIAINTDRQHLEMIKAHKKVLIGRSITRGLGAGGYPEVGRKAAEMARGTLEELLNEADLVFICAGLGGGTGTGSAPVVAEVAKKQGAIVIGMVQMPFKVERARLKKAKEGLEELKKHCDTVVVLDNNKLLEYVPNLPIEQAFSVMDQIVAETIRGITDTITKPSLINIDFADVRAVMGQGGIAAMLVGESKAQNKAKEVVRDCLQHPLLEIDYRGATGALIHISGGNDLTIREAEEIVNNLTFEIAENANVIWGARITNELEGIVRVTAIMTGVKAKKLFEVEDECYYQPRVSQTSERKFEETYYSKPKSYPVTAGRNFNGIDVL
- a CDS encoding MTH1187 family thiamine-binding protein, producing MIVEISVVPIGVGESLSKYVAEVIRVLREKNIKHELTAMGTILELSSFSELCEILEEINKRLFSLGSPRNYFVLKIDVRKKGGKIEDKVRSVLEKI
- the feoB gene encoding ferrous iron transport protein B, coding for MHCHTPREIADADVLLVGNPNVGKSVIFYELTGKYATVSNYPGTTVDVEVGKIRDLNLKVVDTPGMYSFFSITEEEVVAKRMILESKANLIVNVVDAKNLERSLPLTLMLIESCKNVILVLNAMDEAERLGLKIDVKELEKRLGIPVVPTVAIKRKGLDKLKEKIEELSKIEQKKRIFKLGDQLEEKIKEIESKISGEYPVSKRFLAILLLSGDKVAEELTGVRGENFSYKIAMEYKRIADEILDGIVKIEETKRIKLDELTLNPILAIPLTIFFLYILYLFAGVIGAQILVDAIEGYFEENVNPAFNSFLESHVENYWIRELFGGEYGIVTLGIRYAIAIVFPVVTMFFVAFSLLEDSGFLPRIAYTLDVLFKKIGLSGRAVIPLMLGFGCGTMATIVTRVLESKKERMIATLLLAVTIPCSAQFGVILAIAPSFFGLLIWAATVFSVFIAVGFASKSFFKSSPSFFMEIPPLRIPSLQNVIMKTLTRLRWYFFEVLPIFVAISVVIWVGRITGIFDVVLSLLAHPTSLMGLPKEASKVFLYGFFRRDYGAAGLYDLVDNGVISFRQTIVAMVSLTLFVPCIALFSVMMKERGIKFALSVFLVAMTIAFSVGMLLNLLLQEVGI
- a CDS encoding metal-dependent transcriptional regulator, which produces MRESIENALRFLWQRKFENRDVKISEKDLEELEREGFIRKKNGDYEFTAEGLEIARKLIRLHRLAERLLHDFFETSEVEAERSACKFEHIISDEVEEAICTLLGHPSRCPHGNLIPEGKCCRVKEEEVKRIVYKLSELKPGDEGVIKYLAGDEDVMRKAIALGILPGKKVKVIRTFPAIVIKLGNSNIALDENIASQIYLIKSGNAER